AAAAAACCGGCTAAAAGTAGCCGGTTCATCAATTAGTTATTACAAGTTTTTATTCAAGCAGCTTTTGTCAACATTTCAATATTGAAACTATAAACTGAAAGACGTTTCAAAAAAAGAGCTAAGTTTTCTTAATCCGTTTGCTCAACAAACAGATATTGACTTCGTTTTTGCTGTAAAACTTAACCTTATCCATAATCCGGTTCATCAGTGCCAGTCCCAATCCGCCCCGGTTTTTGTGGCGTAAAGATTCCGCAACTGCATTTCGGGTGGACCAGTTTATTTCGTTTGGCCGAAACTTTCCGACATCCGAAATTTCGACTAACAAATTGTTGGTCCCTATTTCAAGCAATAATTTTAATTTTTTGGTTTCATCGCAATTGTTTCCATGAATGATGGCGTTAGCACATGCCTCATCTACTGCCAATACTATTTGGTTTTTTTCCACATCAGAAATATGAAGTTGCGCCAATTGCTCTCTGACAAAACCGCGAATTTCGCTTAACCGGTCTTTGGAGCAAGATGTGGTAAATTCAATTTTTTTCATAAGAAAGCAACTTCTTGGCATCTTGTTCATTCGAAACTATTTTGAAAATATTGTGTAAGCCGAGTAGCTCAAAAACATTGTAAACTTTTTCGTTCATATCGAAAAAGATAAACGACCCTTTGTTGTCTTCAAAATCATCTTTGTGAGAAATAAAGACTCCTAATCCGGCAGATGAAATATATTCGAGTAGTTTGCAGTCAATTAAAATATTGAATTGTCTGTTTTGGAGCGCTTCGCTAAAAGCTCTGTCAACTTCCATAGAAGAGCCTG
This is a stretch of genomic DNA from Sphingobacteriales bacterium. It encodes these proteins:
- a CDS encoding STAS domain-containing protein; translated protein: MRIVKNPIAEGMLKLSIAGDLDAGSSMEVDRAFSEALQNRQFNILIDCKLLEYISSAGLGVFISHKDDFEDNKGSFIFFDMNEKVYNVFELLGLHNIFKIVSNEQDAKKLLSYEKN
- a CDS encoding ATP-binding protein; this encodes MKKIEFTTSCSKDRLSEIRGFVREQLAQLHISDVEKNQIVLAVDEACANAIIHGNNCDETKKLKLLLEIGTNNLLVEISDVGKFRPNEINWSTRNAVAESLRHKNRGGLGLALMNRIMDKVKFYSKNEVNICLLSKRIKKT